From the endosymbiont of Bathymodiolus septemdierum str. Myojin knoll genome, one window contains:
- a CDS encoding LPS-assembly lipoprotein LptE, with translation MSKFNLLTVLLVSSLLSACGFHTPTNTISINVSITGNSNGAFATEFKKHLSAKAERTLTVKIGDEVQKQQAIAYTKGVASSYTLILSVPVEISRGKKILLSKKLTASTTVSDITTSQADRLRIGDSYVQLRKALVVKLLRRLNALK, from the coding sequence ATGTCAAAATTTAATTTACTTACCGTCCTCCTTGTTTCTAGTCTATTAAGCGCTTGTGGCTTTCACACACCAACCAATACAATATCGATAAATGTGTCAATCACAGGCAACTCAAACGGTGCATTTGCAACCGAATTCAAAAAACATCTTAGTGCAAAAGCAGAACGCACTTTAACGGTAAAAATTGGCGATGAAGTGCAAAAACAACAAGCGATTGCTTATACAAAAGGCGTTGCCAGTAGTTACACACTGATATTAAGTGTGCCTGTAGAAATATCTCGTGGTAAGAAAATATTATTATCAAAAAAATTGACAGCAAGCACTACAGTAAGCGACATAACAACATCTCAAGCTGATAGACTACGCATTGGTGACAGTTATGTGCAACTTCGCAAGGCGCTTGTCGTGAAATTATTGAGAAGGTTAAACGCTCTCAAATAA
- the holA gene encoding DNA polymerase III subunit delta, giving the protein MRIKPEQLKTNLVSQFNSLYFVFGPELLLVEQSLSHIRNTAKMQGFDDRVSFEIEGNFDWGEITAELSATSLFSPKRIIECRLKTGKIGIKGSKALTEIASNLSNDILFIVSTGKLDFAQQKAKWFKTLDANGTIVQVWEVQRDHLVGWVANHMAEEGLTANLKIAEGIAYFTEGNLLASMQEIQKLKMAYPDGNIDADDYLKQLSQQSHYSIYNLVDSALLGNSDQVLKIYETMIADTATPIILSSTLYREISALIDMAIELRQVKQVASVMNNHRVWKSRQAVISNALKHHSYQRLQKILLLLGRIDRSIKGMDNLNVINELRTLLLNLAGKTPWTQ; this is encoded by the coding sequence ATGCGCATTAAACCTGAACAACTCAAAACTAACTTAGTCAGCCAATTCAATTCACTTTACTTTGTTTTTGGTCCAGAGCTTTTATTGGTTGAACAAAGTCTTTCCCATATTAGAAACACTGCAAAAATGCAAGGCTTTGATGATAGAGTCAGCTTTGAAATAGAGGGTAATTTTGATTGGGGTGAAATCACAGCTGAACTCTCAGCAACCTCTTTATTTTCACCAAAACGTATTATTGAATGTCGTCTAAAAACTGGGAAAATCGGCATTAAAGGTTCAAAAGCATTAACTGAAATCGCTTCAAATCTATCAAATGACATCTTATTTATCGTTTCCACAGGTAAACTTGATTTCGCCCAACAAAAAGCAAAATGGTTTAAAACCCTTGATGCAAATGGCACGATTGTGCAAGTGTGGGAAGTGCAACGCGACCACCTTGTCGGTTGGGTTGCCAACCACATGGCAGAGGAAGGTTTGACTGCCAATCTAAAAATTGCAGAAGGTATCGCCTACTTCACCGAAGGTAATTTACTCGCCTCCATGCAAGAAATTCAAAAATTAAAAATGGCATACCCTGACGGTAATATTGATGCGGATGATTATCTCAAACAACTCAGTCAGCAATCGCATTACAGCATTTACAACCTTGTTGATTCTGCACTATTAGGCAATAGCGACCAAGTGTTGAAAATTTACGAAACCATGATTGCTGACACAGCAACACCGATTATTTTAAGTAGCACGCTCTACCGAGAAATCAGCGCATTGATTGATATGGCTATTGAACTGCGACAAGTTAAACAGGTAGCAAGTGTCATGAATAACCATCGAGTTTGGAAAAGCAGACAGGCTGTCATCAGTAACGCACTCAAGCATCATTCTTACCAACGCCTACAAAAAATCTTATTATTGCTCGGGCGTATTGACCGCTCCATCAAGGGTATGGATAATCTCAATGTTATTAACGAACTACGCACACTCTTATTAAATTTAGCAGGGAAAACACCATGGACTCAATAA
- a CDS encoding glutamate-5-semialdehyde dehydrogenase: MDSITTLINTLGQNARTASKTLRSATTYQKNNALINIAEQVNKNRKDILNANQKDLTQGKDNKLDAALLDRLMLDDVRLDGIIESLKQIAALPDPVGEITDLKYRPSGIQVGKMRVPLGVMGIIYESRPNVTIDAAALCLKSGNGAILRGGSEAIDSNIALYACVRRGLIDASLNKNCVQLIDTTDRAAVTELVKAKDFVDAIIPRGGKGLVEAISDSAKMPVIKHLHGICHTYIDKDADTKKAINIAFNGKARRYGVCNATETLLIHASAVGRVMPELIAEFIAKGVELRGCKETQKLSKQIKKATEEDWDTEYLDAILSIRIVNSMTDAIDHIEQHGSGHTEAIVSENYGATRRFMTEVDSSSIMVNASTGFADGFEYGLGAEIGISTDKFHVRGPVGLEGLTSQKYIVLGDGHIRS; encoded by the coding sequence ATGGACTCAATAACAACTCTCATCAACACACTCGGTCAAAACGCACGCACTGCGTCAAAAACACTTCGTAGTGCGACGACTTATCAAAAAAATAATGCACTGATTAATATTGCCGAACAGGTAAATAAAAATCGCAAAGATATTCTAAACGCCAATCAAAAAGACTTAACCCAAGGTAAGGACAATAAATTAGACGCCGCTTTATTGGATAGATTAATGTTAGACGATGTGCGTTTAGACGGCATCATTGAAAGCCTAAAGCAAATCGCCGCGCTACCCGACCCAGTTGGAGAAATCACCGACTTAAAGTACCGCCCAAGTGGCATTCAAGTCGGAAAAATGCGTGTACCACTTGGTGTTATGGGCATCATTTACGAATCGCGTCCAAATGTAACAATTGACGCTGCTGCCCTGTGTCTTAAATCAGGCAATGGTGCAATTTTGCGTGGTGGCTCCGAAGCCATTGATTCAAACATTGCTCTTTATGCCTGTGTTAGGCGAGGATTGATTGATGCGAGTTTAAATAAAAATTGTGTACAACTGATTGACACCACCGATAGAGCCGCCGTTACTGAATTGGTTAAAGCCAAAGACTTCGTTGATGCGATTATTCCACGAGGTGGCAAAGGCTTGGTTGAAGCCATTAGTGATAGCGCTAAGATGCCTGTTATCAAACATTTACATGGAATTTGCCACACTTACATCGATAAAGACGCTGACACCAAAAAAGCCATTAACATTGCTTTCAACGGCAAAGCACGACGATATGGTGTATGCAATGCCACCGAAACTTTATTGATCCACGCATCCGCAGTCGGTCGGGTTATGCCTGAACTCATTGCAGAATTTATTGCCAAAGGTGTAGAATTAAGGGGCTGCAAAGAAACGCAAAAACTCTCAAAACAAATTAAAAAAGCCACTGAAGAAGATTGGGACACCGAATATTTAGATGCAATCCTATCTATTCGCATTGTCAATTCAATGACGGATGCAATTGACCATATTGAACAACATGGTTCGGGGCATACCGAGGCCATCGTTAGCGAAAACTACGGTGCTACTCGTCGCTTTATGACCGAAGTCGATTCATCTTCCATTATGGTCAACGCTTCTACAGGTTTTGCCGATGGTTTTGAATACGGACTTGGGGCAGAAATTGGTATCAGTACGGATAAATTTCATGTTCGTGGTCCTGTCGGATTAGAGGGTCTAACTTCACAAAAATACATTGTCCTTGGCGATGGACATATCCGAAGTTAA
- the tyrS gene encoding tyrosine--tRNA ligase, whose product MDLEQQLEIFLRGTDEILPLDELKDKLKRKKVLKIKAGFDPTAPDLHLGHTVLINKLKMLQDLGHEIQFLIGDFTAMIGDPTGKSKTRPPLSREQVIENAKSYTEQVFKILDENKTTVVFNSQWMDKMTPMEFIKLSSTRTVARMLERNDFETRYKNGNDIAIHEFLYPLVQGYDSVELESDMEIGGTDQKFNLLMGRELQKRYGKEQQVILTMPILEGLDGVQKMSKSLDNYIGIDDTADEMFGKIMSISDELMWRYFELLSFESLQAIANLKQEMNDGRNPRDIKFILAAEIITRFHNEKAAKQAQQNFIDRFAKNQIPDEMEVFIFDAGIKIANLLKDAGLCNSTSNAYQMIKGGGAKIDGEKITDKSLEPEKGTAVYQIGKRKFARVTIQ is encoded by the coding sequence ATGGATTTAGAACAGCAATTAGAAATATTTTTAAGGGGCACTGACGAAATCTTGCCACTGGATGAACTCAAAGACAAACTCAAACGCAAAAAAGTGTTAAAAATCAAAGCGGGTTTTGACCCAACAGCACCTGACTTACATTTGGGGCATACCGTTTTAATCAATAAATTGAAAATGCTGCAAGACCTAGGTCACGAAATTCAATTCCTAATCGGCGATTTCACCGCAATGATTGGTGACCCAACAGGAAAAAGCAAAACTCGCCCACCGCTTTCGCGTGAACAAGTGATAGAAAACGCCAAAAGTTACACAGAGCAAGTATTCAAAATCTTGGACGAAAACAAAACCACCGTTGTTTTCAATTCGCAGTGGATGGATAAAATGACGCCAATGGAATTTATCAAACTTTCATCAACGCGTACTGTTGCCAGAATGTTAGAGCGCAATGATTTTGAAACCCGTTACAAAAATGGCAATGATATTGCCATCCACGAATTCCTATATCCACTGGTGCAAGGTTATGATTCTGTTGAACTTGAAAGTGATATGGAAATCGGTGGCACTGATCAAAAATTCAATCTACTAATGGGCAGAGAATTACAAAAGCGTTATGGCAAAGAACAACAAGTCATCCTAACTATGCCAATTTTAGAGGGTTTGGATGGCGTACAAAAAATGTCAAAATCCTTAGATAATTATATTGGTATTGACGATACTGCTGATGAAATGTTTGGCAAAATTATGTCCATTAGCGATGAACTTATGTGGCGTTATTTTGAGTTATTGAGTTTTGAAAGTTTGCAGGCGATTGCCAATTTAAAGCAAGAAATGAACGATGGTAGAAACCCAAGAGATATTAAATTTATCTTGGCTGCTGAAATCATCACCCGTTTTCATAATGAGAAAGCCGCCAAACAAGCACAACAAAACTTCATTGACCGCTTTGCCAAAAATCAAATTCCTGATGAAATGGAAGTCTTTATTTTTGATGCTGGCATCAAAATTGCCAACCTACTCAAAGATGCCGGGCTTTGCAACAGCACCTCAAACGCCTACCAAATGATTAAAGGTGGCGGTGCAAAGATTGACGGTGAAAAGATTACGGATAAAAGCCTTGAACCTGAAAAAGGCACAGCCGTTTATCAAATCGGTAAACGCAAATTTGCCAGGGTTACCATTCAGTAG
- a CDS encoding DEAD/DEAH box helicase: MGFSKLGLSDAILEAVIKKGYDKPSPIQEQAIPVVLDGKDIMAAAQTGTGKTAGFTLPILQLLSKGTPAKSNQVRTLILTPTRELAAQVNASVMDYGRQLPLKSTVVFGGVKINPQMQKLRGGVDILVATPGRLLDLYSQNAVKFDHLEIFVMDEADRMLDMGFIHDIKRILKILPANRQTLMFSATFSDDIRKLAKTLVNDPVEISVTPRNTTVKSVKQWIHPVDKSKKQALLTHLIQEHSWYQVLVFSRTKHGANRIATQLGKRGITAAAIHGNKSQGARTRALADFKAGKVNVLVATDIAARGIDIVELPHVVNFDLPNVPEDYVHRIGRTGRAGSKGEAISLVSADEAKQLFDIERLTQKKLERIMVDDFIPNHDVPETGKKLLPPKNKKPKKSKSRNKPRYGKNSNSADNKPKKKKTFFKK; the protein is encoded by the coding sequence ATGGGTTTTTCGAAATTAGGTTTATCTGACGCCATCCTTGAGGCAGTCATTAAAAAGGGCTACGACAAACCGTCGCCCATTCAAGAACAGGCAATTCCTGTTGTTTTAGATGGTAAGGACATTATGGCCGCTGCACAAACAGGTACCGGTAAGACCGCAGGCTTTACTTTGCCAATTTTGCAACTTCTATCAAAAGGCACCCCTGCAAAATCCAACCAAGTGCGCACCCTTATCTTGACACCAACACGCGAGCTTGCCGCACAAGTGAATGCCAGCGTGATGGATTATGGTAGGCAGTTACCACTCAAATCAACCGTGGTTTTTGGTGGCGTTAAAATCAACCCACAAATGCAAAAACTCAGAGGTGGTGTGGATATCTTGGTAGCAACCCCAGGTAGATTATTAGATTTATATTCACAAAATGCAGTGAAATTCGACCATTTAGAAATTTTTGTGATGGATGAAGCCGACAGAATGTTAGATATGGGATTTATCCACGATATTAAGAGAATTTTAAAGATTTTACCAGCAAATAGACAAACTTTAATGTTTTCAGCTACTTTTTCTGACGATATTAGAAAACTGGCTAAAACCTTGGTTAATGATCCAGTAGAAATTTCAGTAACCCCAAGAAATACCACAGTGAAATCCGTCAAACAATGGATTCATCCCGTTGACAAATCTAAAAAACAAGCCCTGCTGACGCATCTTATACAAGAACACAGTTGGTATCAAGTGTTGGTATTTAGTCGCACTAAGCATGGCGCTAATCGTATTGCCACACAGTTGGGAAAACGCGGCATCACCGCCGCCGCCATTCATGGCAATAAATCCCAAGGCGCTAGAACACGCGCCTTAGCAGATTTCAAAGCTGGAAAAGTGAATGTCTTAGTGGCAACCGACATCGCTGCCCGTGGCATTGACATCGTTGAACTCCCTCATGTGGTTAACTTTGACCTTCCCAATGTCCCAGAGGATTATGTTCATCGTATCGGTAGAACAGGTCGTGCTGGTTCAAAAGGAGAGGCCATTTCATTAGTCAGCGCCGACGAAGCCAAACAATTGTTTGACATCGAACGCCTAACCCAGAAAAAACTTGAGCGCATAATGGTTGATGATTTTATTCCAAATCACGATGTTCCTGAAACTGGTAAGAAGTTACTACCCCCAAAAAATAAGAAACCAAAGAAAAGCAAAAGTCGCAACAAACCAAGATACGGAAAAAATAGTAACTCTGCCGACAATAAACCCAAGAAGAAAAAAACTTTTTTCAAAAAATAA
- a CDS encoding DUF1289 domain-containing protein yields the protein MNTQIKSPCVGICKYNKQNFCVGCKRNSDEISNWINYSNAMREAIMKDLEGRKVKGRD from the coding sequence ATGAATACTCAAATCAAATCGCCTTGTGTTGGCATTTGTAAATACAACAAACAGAACTTCTGTGTCGGTTGCAAGCGCAACAGTGATGAAATTAGTAACTGGATTAATTATTCAAATGCAATGCGTGAAGCAATTATGAAAGATCTAGAGGGTCGGAAAGTTAAAGGTAGAGATTAA
- a CDS encoding BolA family protein has protein sequence MTLEEIQVKLEAAIENSTVTMEGDGCNCSTLVVSPVFEGMSLLARQKMVLAAVRSDIDSGALHALSIKARTPSEVS, from the coding sequence ATGACATTAGAAGAAATCCAAGTAAAACTTGAAGCAGCTATTGAAAATTCAACTGTTACCATGGAGGGTGATGGTTGTAATTGTTCAACTTTGGTAGTTTCCCCTGTCTTTGAAGGTATGTCGTTATTAGCCAGACAAAAAATGGTGTTGGCTGCGGTGCGTTCAGATATTGATAGCGGTGCGTTACATGCTTTAAGTATTAAAGCCCGTACGCCTTCGGAAGTGTCTTAA
- a CDS encoding inorganic phosphate transporter, translating to MEIIANHGDILLILAVVFGLFMAWGVGANDVANAMGTSVGSGAITVKQAIIIAVIFEFAGAVLAGGEVTATIRKGILDANVFTDSPHLLVYGMLASLLAAGFWLMIASSFGWPVSTTHSIVGAIVGFGAVGVGIDAVAWGKVGNIAMSWIVSPILAGSIAFVLFKSLQNLIIDTSDPFDNAKKYVPFYMFLVGFIISLVTIFKGLKHVGLEFEMGTSYALAVGFGLLVTLVGTVIIRRIHVDPKENKDFHFTSMERIFSVLMVITAAAMAFAHGSNDVANAIGPLAAIYGVIESGGLIGSKSALPVGILLVGGVGIVFGLVTYGHKVIATIGAGITQLTPSRGFAATLAAATTVVIASGTGLPVSTTQVLVGAVLGVGLARGMAALNTRVINKIFLSWLITLPAGALMSILFFFTLKGVFGA from the coding sequence ATGGAAATTATTGCAAATCACGGCGATATCTTATTAATCCTTGCGGTTGTTTTTGGCTTATTTATGGCGTGGGGCGTAGGTGCAAACGATGTCGCAAATGCAATGGGGACATCTGTCGGTTCGGGCGCCATTACTGTCAAACAAGCCATTATCATTGCTGTTATTTTTGAATTTGCAGGGGCAGTATTGGCAGGTGGCGAAGTTACGGCAACTATTCGTAAAGGCATTTTAGATGCCAATGTGTTTACTGACAGTCCGCATTTATTGGTTTATGGTATGTTGGCATCGTTATTAGCAGCGGGTTTTTGGCTAATGATTGCCTCTTCTTTTGGTTGGCCGGTATCAACCACGCACTCAATTGTTGGTGCAATCGTTGGCTTTGGTGCGGTGGGCGTAGGTATTGATGCGGTTGCTTGGGGAAAAGTTGGCAACATTGCAATGAGTTGGATTGTTTCACCGATTTTGGCTGGTAGCATCGCTTTTGTATTGTTTAAAAGTTTGCAAAATTTAATTATTGACACTTCTGATCCATTTGATAATGCTAAAAAATATGTACCGTTTTATATGTTTTTAGTGGGCTTTATTATTTCCCTGGTAACGATTTTTAAAGGACTTAAACATGTTGGTTTAGAATTCGAAATGGGTACAAGTTATGCCTTGGCAGTCGGGTTTGGATTGTTGGTTACCCTTGTTGGTACTGTAATTATTCGCCGCATTCATGTAGATCCGAAAGAAAATAAAGACTTTCACTTTACCTCAATGGAACGAATATTCAGTGTATTAATGGTCATTACCGCCGCTGCTATGGCGTTCGCACATGGGTCAAACGATGTGGCAAATGCGATTGGTCCATTGGCTGCTATTTACGGTGTGATTGAAAGTGGTGGCTTGATTGGCTCTAAAAGCGCTTTGCCCGTTGGTATCTTGTTGGTCGGTGGCGTGGGTATCGTCTTTGGTCTCGTGACTTATGGGCATAAGGTTATTGCCACAATTGGCGCTGGTATAACTCAGCTAACGCCTTCACGCGGTTTTGCGGCAACTTTGGCGGCTGCCACAACTGTGGTCATTGCATCAGGTACAGGTTTGCCAGTTTCCACCACGCAAGTTTTGGTAGGTGCAGTCTTAGGTGTTGGTTTGGCAAGAGGTATGGCGGCACTCAATACCCGTGTGATTAATAAAATATTTTTATCATGGTTAATAACATTGCCGGCAGGTGCGTTAATGTCGATTTTATTCTTTTTTACCCTTAAAGGCGTGTTTGGTGCATAA
- a CDS encoding TIGR00153 family protein — protein MPKSIIDGLFGKSPISPLQQHMSSVHSCISLLKGFMIAIDEKDWEKAQEIRVDIGHKEGEADILKKKLRAKLPSTFMMPFSRRDLLDLLLIQDSIANTTKDVAGLIINRKMTLPEAISADVIELTDVCIKTSAAALKAVNELDELMETAFGNRERKVVSSIIDDVNQLESKSDKIQHQIRTKLFPIEGDYPPVDVMFYYRAVEWLGELADSAQKVGSRLEVLLAK, from the coding sequence ATGCCAAAAAGTATCATTGATGGGCTGTTCGGAAAATCACCAATTAGCCCACTACAACAGCATATGAGCAGTGTTCATTCGTGTATTTCATTGCTCAAAGGTTTTATGATTGCTATTGACGAAAAAGACTGGGAAAAGGCGCAAGAAATCAGAGTTGATATTGGACATAAAGAAGGCGAAGCCGATATTTTGAAGAAAAAATTGCGTGCAAAATTACCTTCAACTTTTATGATGCCCTTCTCTCGTCGTGATTTATTGGATTTATTATTGATTCAAGATTCTATTGCCAACACGACAAAGGATGTTGCAGGCTTAATTATTAATCGCAAAATGACCTTGCCAGAAGCAATTTCTGCCGATGTTATTGAATTGACAGATGTATGTATTAAAACTTCTGCAGCAGCACTTAAGGCGGTGAATGAGTTAGATGAGTTAATGGAAACTGCTTTTGGCAATAGAGAGCGCAAAGTTGTGAGTTCTATTATTGACGATGTCAATCAACTAGAAAGTAAATCTGACAAAATTCAGCACCAAATCCGCACCAAATTATTCCCGATAGAAGGAGATTACCCACCCGTTGATGTAATGTTTTACTATCGTGCGGTTGAGTGGCTAGGTGAGTTAGCAGATTCTGCTCAAAAAGTTGGGTCTCGCTTAGAAGTCTTGCTTGCAAAATAA
- a CDS encoding acetyl-CoA carboxylase carboxyltransferase subunit alpha produces MNLNYLDFEQPIADLEGKIEALQSVKDKVDISEEIQALKDKSTSLTKKIFSSLSDWQIAQLARHPNRLYTLDYIDDVFDEFTELHGDRAFADDYAIIGGLAKLDGMPVMFIGQQKGRTTQDKIKHNFGMPRPEGYRKALRLMKMAEKFSLPIVTFIDTPGAYPGIGAEERGQSEAIARNLFEMSTLKSPIVSVVIGEGGSGGALAIGVSDRIMMFEYSIYSVISPEGCASILYKDAAKANIAAESLKLTSAHLKKEGLIDTIITEPLGGVHRDTESAKIILKAALKQQLNEITAIDIEQLVAQRAEKLLGFGKFKD; encoded by the coding sequence ATGAATTTAAATTATCTCGATTTTGAACAACCGATTGCCGACTTAGAAGGTAAGATTGAAGCCCTACAGAGCGTCAAAGACAAAGTAGATATTTCCGAGGAAATACAAGCCCTAAAAGACAAAAGCACTTCATTAACTAAAAAAATTTTCTCTTCATTGTCGGACTGGCAAATTGCACAATTAGCACGCCATCCTAATCGCCTTTATACGCTTGATTATATTGACGATGTGTTTGATGAATTTACCGAACTCCATGGCGACCGTGCTTTTGCAGATGATTATGCAATTATTGGCGGTCTTGCCAAACTTGATGGCATGCCAGTAATGTTCATCGGTCAGCAAAAAGGTCGAACCACGCAAGATAAAATCAAACACAATTTTGGTATGCCAAGGCCAGAAGGCTATCGCAAGGCTTTGCGTTTAATGAAAATGGCTGAAAAATTTTCACTGCCCATTGTTACTTTTATTGACACCCCAGGTGCCTATCCAGGTATCGGCGCCGAAGAACGCGGTCAGTCTGAAGCAATTGCCAGAAACTTGTTCGAAATGTCCACCCTAAAAAGCCCAATTGTTTCTGTCGTCATTGGCGAAGGTGGCTCTGGTGGCGCATTGGCAATCGGCGTGTCAGATAGAATAATGATGTTTGAATACAGCATTTATTCCGTGATTTCTCCTGAAGGTTGCGCATCTATCCTTTATAAAGATGCAGCAAAAGCAAACATTGCAGCAGAATCGCTTAAATTAACCAGTGCTCATCTTAAAAAAGAAGGGCTGATTGATACGATTATCACTGAACCACTTGGTGGCGTTCACCGTGATACTGAGTCAGCCAAAATAATTCTCAAAGCTGCCTTAAAACAACAACTCAACGAAATAACTGCCATTGATATTGAACAATTGGTGGCTCAACGCGCAGAAAAACTATTAGGTTTTGGAAAATTTAAAGACTAA
- the tilS gene encoding tRNA lysidine(34) synthetase TilS, whose protein sequence is MENLKTKDAFLEGKNIVLGLSGGIDSVVLLHYLHAKYPNKVRAVHCNHHLSRHCNEWQAFCDDLCQSLNIPFTKINLIIKKSSNVEENARKSRYLSLSSDLKKNEVLCTAHHKNDQAETLLLQLFRGSGVAGLASMPTFKTFGKGTLYRPLLNIAKSEIIQYAKDNQLSWIEDDSNTDTNFRRNFLRLDILPKLETVYQNLTNTLARSAKHQSESLRLTQDLAKLDIEQYHLISSNRLNVARLSVLKPYRIRNVLRHHLSNLGFLMPSDKVMQQILDLLYAKEDAVPLVSWGEAEIRRYKNELYFINQALENKSNCPYHAEFKDMNNFSIRHRKDGQRIKLSNKRHSQSLKKVLQEASIPPWERNTLKMYYVEDELRAMERIGYMENAE, encoded by the coding sequence TTGGAAAATTTAAAGACTAAAGATGCATTTTTAGAAGGGAAAAACATCGTTCTCGGGCTGAGTGGTGGCATTGATTCGGTGGTTTTATTGCATTATTTGCACGCCAAATATCCTAATAAAGTCCGCGCTGTACATTGCAATCATCATCTTTCAAGGCATTGTAATGAATGGCAAGCATTTTGCGATGATTTGTGCCAATCTCTAAATATTCCTTTTACCAAAATCAATCTTATTATTAAAAAATCGTCAAATGTGGAAGAAAATGCGCGTAAAAGTCGTTATCTCTCACTATCTTCAGATTTAAAAAAAAACGAAGTGCTTTGCACTGCCCATCATAAAAATGACCAGGCAGAAACTTTATTGCTACAATTATTCCGTGGCTCTGGCGTGGCTGGATTGGCATCTATGCCAACCTTTAAAACCTTTGGCAAAGGCACCCTTTACCGTCCACTGCTAAATATTGCCAAATCTGAAATTATTCAATACGCTAAAGACAATCAATTGTCTTGGATTGAAGATGACAGCAATACGGATACAAATTTCCGTCGTAATTTTTTGAGATTAGACATTCTACCAAAATTAGAAACCGTTTATCAAAACCTAACAAATACTTTAGCGCGTAGTGCAAAACATCAGTCTGAATCCTTGCGTCTTACACAGGATTTAGCAAAATTAGACATTGAACAATATCATTTAATCTCAAGCAATAGATTGAATGTTGCGCGTTTGTCGGTTCTCAAACCTTATCGCATTAGGAATGTTTTGCGCCACCATCTGAGTAATTTAGGTTTTTTAATGCCCTCGGATAAAGTTATGCAACAAATCTTGGATTTACTCTATGCCAAAGAAGATGCTGTGCCGCTTGTTAGTTGGGGAGAGGCTGAAATTCGTCGTTATAAAAATGAACTTTATTTTATCAATCAAGCGCTAGAAAATAAGTCAAACTGCCCTTACCACGCTGAATTTAAGGATATGAATAATTTCTCCATTCGCCATCGTAAGGACGGTCAGCGTATCAAACTTTCAAACAAGCGTCACTCGCAATCCTTAAAAAAAGTCTTACAAGAAGCAAGCATCCCACCTTGGGAGCGTAATACTTTAAAGATGTATTATGTTGAAGATGAATTGCGGGCAATGGAACGCATCGGCTATATGGAAAATGCAGAATAA
- the ybeY gene encoding rRNA maturation RNase YbeY, translated as MVVIQNSANDASINEPNLINTLQKVIADLGEGDSELLIRLVDKNEIQALNKTYRDKNQPTNVLSFSSDLPKEIEEMILGDVIVCLEIVREEAKAQGKTFEHHLMHMSIHGVLHLLGYDHIVEAEAEEMEALEVKILNGLGIANPY; from the coding sequence ATGGTTGTTATTCAAAATAGCGCTAATGATGCGTCAATTAATGAGCCAAATCTTATTAACACCTTGCAAAAAGTGATTGCAGACTTGGGTGAGGGCGATAGCGAGTTATTAATTCGACTGGTGGATAAAAATGAAATTCAGGCGTTGAATAAAACTTATCGCGATAAAAATCAACCAACCAATGTGCTGTCTTTTTCTAGTGATTTACCTAAAGAGATTGAAGAAATGATTTTGGGTGATGTCATTGTTTGCCTTGAAATCGTACGCGAAGAGGCAAAGGCGCAAGGCAAAACTTTTGAACACCATTTGATGCATATGTCTATTCATGGCGTATTACATTTGCTTGGTTACGACCATATTGTAGAGGCTGAGGCTGAGGAAATGGAAGCGTTAGAAGTTAAGATTTTGAATGGACTAGGAATAGCTAACCCTTACTAG